Part of the Minwuia thermotolerans genome, ACACCAGGTACGGAGCGGGGATATCGCAGGCCTACTCGCGAGATTCTCCCAGCTGCAGGCGAAGAGCATGGCGCGTACCGGACAATCGTACCGCCTGATCGTGATCCATGAGGCTGGCCTGGACGGGTTCTGGATCCATCGCACTCTTCGGAACGCCGGCATCGAGAGCCATGTCGTGGACCCGGCTTCCATAGCCACTTCGCGCCGTCGGCGACGTGCCAAGACGGATGGGATCGACGGCGAGGCTCTCGTCAGAGCCTTGCTCGCCTACAAACGCGGCGAGCCGCGGGTCTGCGCCATAGTGAAGGCGCCCACGCCAGAGGCAGAGGACCGTCGGCAGATTAGCCGTGAGCGCCGGTCCCTGATCGCCGAACGGGTCGAGCACGTCAACCGCATCAAGGGGCTGCTCTTCGCGCAGGGCATCAGGGACTACGAGCCGGTTCGGCAGGACCGGCGTCAACGCCTGGAGGCACTTGGAACTGGCGATAGACGTCCGCTCCCGGCCTGCCTGAAGCAGCGTCTCAGCCGGGAACTAGACCGACTGGAGCTCATTCTGGAACAGATCAGGATGGTGGAGACGCAGCGTGATGCGCTTCTCGCAGCACAGGCCAAGGTATCGCAGTCACCGCCGGCGGTCCTCCAGGCGTTGAGGGGCATCGGTCCGGAATTCGCCATGGTCCTGTGGTCCGAAGGGCTCTTCCGGCACTTCGCCAACCGAAGGCAACTCGCCTCTTACGCCGGGCTGGCTCCAACGCCCTGGCAGAGCGGAACCATTGCCCGGGAGCAGGGCGTCTCGAAGGCCGGAAACGCGCGACTTCGTACAACAATGATCCAGCTCAGTTGGCTATGGCTGAGGCACCAGCCGAAGTCCGCCTTGACGTTGTGGTTTCACGAGCGAGCCAAGGCCGTCGGCGGCCGCAACAGACGCGTCATGATCGTGGCTCTGGCGCGCAAGCTGCTCGTCGCGCTGTGGAAGTTTGTGACTACGGGCGTTGTTCCAGAGGGCGCGATCATGAGCGCAACCTAGCAAGCCGCTTTACCCTCTGATCCTGTTCCGCAGGGCCTGATCAGCCTTGCCGGATCCAGGTGGACGGACCGAACAATCATTTGGCTGAAATAGCCGTGTTGAAGAGTGGCTCCGTCCTCCTGAGCCTCCACCGCAGAAAGCGGGATATTGGTGCAGCCGGCTCGACCGGCGACCGGATGTGAGTTTGATCGGTCCGGAAACGGGCCGAGTCATTGGAAAGGGCTCGGACCTGGATCCCAACAGCCTGGAAGGAGTGCTATGCACGAAGCAAACTGAACCGTGCCTTGACCAACCATTCCCCATGTGAGTGATTGTAGATGGCGGCATGGACGGAGACGGACTTCTGCAGCGTGGCGGGGCTCCGGAATCGCTGCATGGATCGCTCCCGTCGTCGGAACGGCTGATGGGAGTTCTCGGCTCGGTTGTTTTGCCATCGCGTGGTGTCCTGGCGGCTTTTGATGCCGAGTTCCGAGAGCGCCGCTCGGTAGGAACGAAGGCGGTCGGTCACGATAGTGCGTGGCGAGCCGAACTGCTTGGGTACTCGTTTTCAGGAAAGCCACCGCGGCCCTGCGATCCCGCGTCTTTGTGACATAGACTGCCAGCACCTCACCCTCGTGATCGACGGACCGCCAGAGGTAGCGCCACTCGCCGTCGATGCGGACGAAGACTTCATCAAGGTGTCATCGCCACTGGATGTGCTGGCGAGCCGTCCGCTGCTGTTGCTTCCGAAGCTCGGCGGCGAAGATCGGCCGAACCGGTTCCACCAGAACCGTACGGTCTCGTGACTGATGTCGATACCTCGTTCGTGCAGCAGGTCTTCGATCTGGCGCAGCGAAAACGGGAACCGGATGTAGAGCAGGACCGCGGTCCGGATGACCGCCGGAGAGCTGTTGAAATAACAGAAGGGGTTGCCCATCCGGCCAACCTATCGCACCCGCTCGGAATTTGCTCTGACAGCGCTGCTGGAAGTCTATGCCACAAAGACGCGCGATCGCAGGCCTGCTCTGGGCATCGTCCGGGACTTCGGCGCTGCCGCCGCCTGAAGCCCCGTTACACGCGCCCCAAACTGACTGCTGTCAGGCGCCTGTGAAACGAGGCGGCCGCTTTTCCATGAAGGCGCGCCTGCCCTCGACGAAATCCGAGCTCTGCATGCACGCAGCAATGGCTCTCTCGCAGGCGCCGAGGTTGCGGTTGGCCGAATCCTTGAGCAACTCATCAACGGCCATTTTGGCAGCGGCGATAGTGAGAGGCGCGTTCGATGCGATCTGCTTGGCGGTCGTCAGAACATCATCAGCGAGGTTTTCAAGGGGGACGACGCGGTTGACCAGACCCATATTGAGCGCCTCTGCGGCCTCGAAGCGCCGGGCGCTGAAAAAAATCTCCTTGGTCCAGGCTGGGCCCACAAGATTCAGCAAGCGTTCGACACCGGCGACCATATAGCCAATTCCAAGCTTCGCCGCAGGGATCGAATAGGTCGATCCTTCCGCGGCGATTCGGATATCGCAATTGACGGCAATAGCCAGTCCGCCGCCGAGACAATAACCGTGGATCATTGCGACCGTGGGTTTGGGGCAATCCGCCAGCGCCGTGTATGCACGCGTCCCGGCGTCGGAATAAGCATCGGACTGCTCGGGCGTCGACCTGCGCTTCTCGAACTCCGATATGTCAGCTCCCGAAACGAATGCCTTATCTCCCGCGCCCTTGAGGACGATGACTCGAACCTCGGGATCGGCCACATGTTTGTCGAGGACTTCGGACAACTGCTCCCACATCGCCATCGACATCGCGTTGTGGCGCCGCTGATTGTCGAAAACGATCCAGCCAATTCCGCCCTCGACAACACCGTCGACCCTGCCAACAGCAACCTCACTTGTCGTATTCATCCATCAGTCTCCCCTAGTGGTGCCTGTCGACCTAAATCACGCCGTTCCGCCGAAGATCGTCGATCTCGGCGGCGTCCAATCCGAATTGGCCAAGCACGTCTTCCTGATCCTCCCCGAGTTCAGGCGCGGCCTTGACCACGATGCTTGGTGTCCGGCTCATTGCCACGGCCTGCCGAACGATATTTATCTCTCCCAGCGTCGGGTGCACCACTGGCGCTGCCATCCCCAGATGTTCCACCTGCGGATCGGCAAAGACCTCGTCCATCTTGTAGATCGGGCCGCAGGGCACGCCGGCCTCTGTCAGATCCCGGATCCATTCGGCACTGGTCCGGGTCTTGAGCCTCTCGGCAATCGCCCGGTTGAGCGCGGTACGGTTCTTCGTGCGATCCTCGGC contains:
- a CDS encoding IS110 family transposase, whose product is MEHLSEERAAVRTDLSAVFVSLELSRSTWLITSLSPGGGEKMSRHQVRSGDIAGLLARFSQLQAKSMARTGQSYRLIVIHEAGLDGFWIHRTLRNAGIESHVVDPASIATSRRRRRAKTDGIDGEALVRALLAYKRGEPRVCAIVKAPTPEAEDRRQISRERRSLIAERVEHVNRIKGLLFAQGIRDYEPVRQDRRQRLEALGTGDRRPLPACLKQRLSRELDRLELILEQIRMVETQRDALLAAQAKVSQSPPAVLQALRGIGPEFAMVLWSEGLFRHFANRRQLASYAGLAPTPWQSGTIAREQGVSKAGNARLRTTMIQLSWLWLRHQPKSALTLWFHERAKAVGGRNRRVMIVALARKLLVALWKFVTTGVVPEGAIMSAT
- a CDS encoding enoyl-CoA hydratase, producing the protein MNTTSEVAVGRVDGVVEGGIGWIVFDNQRRHNAMSMAMWEQLSEVLDKHVADPEVRVIVLKGAGDKAFVSGADISEFEKRRSTPEQSDAYSDAGTRAYTALADCPKPTVAMIHGYCLGGGLAIAVNCDIRIAAEGSTYSIPAAKLGIGYMVAGVERLLNLVGPAWTKEIFFSARRFEAAEALNMGLVNRVVPLENLADDVLTTAKQIASNAPLTIAAAKMAVDELLKDSANRNLGACERAIAACMQSSDFVEGRRAFMEKRPPRFTGA